A window of Gavia stellata isolate bGavSte3 chromosome 21, bGavSte3.hap2, whole genome shotgun sequence contains these coding sequences:
- the CAMKK2 gene encoding calcium/calmodulin-dependent protein kinase kinase 2, with amino-acid sequence MASLIVVTEYDATGSASEEEEMNAPGGEGFGDGREPRAKLHLSGRKLSLQERSQPARSPGNGDGANERFIYPSLPYSPVTSPHSSPRLPRRPTVESNRVSITGLQDCVQLNQYKLKDEIGKGSYGVVKLAYNEDDNTYYAMKVLSKKKLMRQAGFPRRPPPRGAKAASEGCLQPKGPIEQVYQEIAILKKLDHPNVVKLVEVLDDPSEDHLYMVFELVKQGPVMEIPTLKPLSEDQARFYFQDLIKGIEYLHYQKIIHRDIKPSNLLVGEDGHVKIADFGVSNEFKGADALLTNTVGTPAFMAPETLSETRKIFSGKALDVWAMGITLYCFVFGQCPFMDERILSLHNKIKTQTLEFPDQPEVTDFLKDLITRMLDKNPESRISVPEIKESTVQQPFAGDFWSSAPAGAWKGREAEKMETKLHPWVTKNGAELLPTEDENCTLIEVTEEEVENSVKHIPSLATVILVKTMIRKRSFGNPFEGSRREERSLSAPGNLLPKQGSEDNLKCNDLPNVGEEELLS; translated from the exons ATGGCCTCGCTCATTGTGGTGACCGAGTACGACGCGACGGGGAGCGCgagcgaggaggaggagatgaacGCACCCGGTGGCGAGGGTTTTGGGGACGGCCGGGAGCCGAGGGCGAAGTTGCACCTCTCTGGCCGAAAGCTCTCCCTGCAGGAGCGGTCGCAGCCTGCCCGCTCGCCCGGGAATGGCGACGGTGCCAACGAACGCTTCATCTACCCATCCCTCCCTTACTCTCCGGTGACGTCCCCACACTCCTCCCCACGGCTGCCGCGGCGGCCGACGGTGGAGTCGAACCGTGTGTCCATCACGGGACTCCAG gACTGTGTGCAGCTCAACCAGTACAAGCTGAAGGACGAGATCGGGAAG GGCTCCTACGGGGTGGTGAAGCTGGCCTACAATGAGGATGATAACACCTACTAT GCAATGAAGGTTCTCTCCAAAAAGAAGCTGATGAGACAGGCGGGCTTCCCCC gccgcccgccgccccgcggggccaAAGCTGCCTCCgagggctgcctgcagcccaaaGGGCCCATAGAACAGGTCTACCAAGAGATCGCCATCCTGAAGAAGCTGGACCACCCCAATGTGGTGAAGCTGGTGGAG GTCCTGGATGACCCCAGCGAGGACCACCTGTACATGG TGTTTGAACTGGTGAAGCAGGG CCCCGTGATGGAAATCCCAACCCTGAAACCTCTCAGCGAGGACCAGGCTCGGTTCTACTTCCAGGATCTGATCAAGGGCATTGAATACT TGCACTATCAAAAGATAATCCACCGGGATATTAAACCTTCCAACCTCCTCGTGGGGGAAGACGGGCACGTCAAGATCGCCGACTTCGGAGTGAGCAACGAGTTCAAGGGAGCCGATGCCCTCTTAACCAACACAGTGGGCACCCCCGCCTTCATGGCCCCCGAGACGCTCTCAGAAACCAGGAAAATCTTCTCCGGAAAG GCTTTGGATGTCTGGGCCATGGGGATCACGCTGTACTGCTTCGTGTTTGGGCAG TGCCCTTTTATGGATGAAAGGATCCTGAGTTTACACAATAAAATCAAGACCCAAACGTTGGAGTTCCCAGACCA gCCAGAAGTTACAGACTTCTTGAAGGATTTGATTACACGGATGCTGGATAAAAATCCCGAATCTAGGATTTCAGTCCCAGAAATCAAG GAAAGTACTGTGCAACAGCCTTTCGCAGGAGATTTCTGGTCCTCCGCCCCTGCGGGAGCCTGGAAGGGGCGAGAAGCTGAGAAAATGGAGACTAAG TTGCACCCTTGGGTCACCAAGAACGGAGCGGAGCTGCTGCCCACAGAGGATGAGAACTGCACCCTCATCGAGGtgacagaggaggaggtggagaattCGGTCAAGCACATCCCCAGCCTGGCCACCGTG ATCTTGGTTAAAACGATGATCCGGAAGCGATCCTTTGGGAACCCGTTcgaggggagcaggagggaggagcggTCATTGTCTGCCCCTGGGAACCTGCTGCC GAAACAAGGCAGTGAAGATAATCTGAAATGCAACGACTTGCCCAACGTGGgagaggaggaacttctttcaTGA